A DNA window from Candidatus Brocadia sp. contains the following coding sequences:
- a CDS encoding methyltransferase domain-containing protein, whose product MTEINHTQNNEYAVIKEYASLAPNYDRRWSFYINATLRETLKRLDINPTDRLLDIGCGTGSLLRAITESYPLVKVVGVDLSVEMLKIARNKQIKDSALIAGQTRCLPFRSKSFDLVVSCNAFHYLHKPEECLAEIARILKPQGRVVITDWCDDYIACRVCDLFLRVFNRAHFKTYGKRACEYLLRNAGYSNLQIERYKINWLWGLMTAKARANHD is encoded by the coding sequence ATGACTGAAATTAATCATACACAAAACAATGAATATGCAGTTATCAAAGAGTATGCCAGTCTGGCTCCTAACTATGACAGACGCTGGTCCTTTTATATTAACGCAACACTCCGCGAAACGTTGAAACGATTGGATATTAATCCAACCGACAGACTATTAGATATTGGGTGCGGGACGGGTTCTCTGCTCCGGGCAATCACCGAAAGTTATCCATTGGTTAAAGTAGTTGGTGTTGACCTTAGCGTAGAAATGCTCAAGATTGCCCGGAATAAACAGATCAAGGATAGTGCTCTTATTGCTGGCCAGACCAGGTGTTTACCGTTCCGCTCTAAAAGTTTCGACTTAGTAGTTTCCTGTAACGCCTTTCATTATTTGCACAAGCCTGAAGAATGTTTGGCAGAGATCGCTCGTATCCTCAAACCACAGGGTAGGGTCGTTATTACCGATTGGTGTGACGATTATATTGCATGTCGTGTCTGCGATCTATTCTTACGGGTGTTTAATCGCGCCCACTTCAAAACGTATGGAAAGCGTGCTTGCGAGTACCTGCTCCGAAATGCCGGTTATAGTAATCTACAGATCGAGCGATACAAGATCAATTGGTTGTGGGGGCTCATGACCGCAAAGGCACGAGCCAACCATGATTAG
- a CDS encoding efflux RND transporter permease subunit, with protein MINKLIELCLRNRFLVICFYLLVIFGGVFGLKNINMDVIPDVGENQCIVFTDWPGRSPQDVEDQVTYPLTVNLLGVPGVKVIRSQSGFGFSMIFIIFQEKIDFYWARSRVLERLNFVQALLPKDVIPRLGPDATGLGQIFWYTVEGEGYDLGQLRSIQDWFVRYQLNAVEGVSEVAGVGGFVRQYQVDVDPNKLLAYNLTVGNVYEAVRKSNIDVGAKVVESNNMEFIIRGLGFIKNVTDIENITVGSYNGVPIFVKNIGVVQVGGDFRRGALDKEGAEVAGGIVIMRQGQNPLEVIKRIKNKIKEIEPGLPPGVKIVPFYDREGLIYRVIDTLREALIEEIIITSVVVVLFLLHVRSIIICCLGFPVSILISFLGMYFMGIDSNIMSLTGIAIAIGEVSDMSIIMTENIFRNLIEQKGKKSRPQIILDASKEVGSSIFFAALTTVFMFFPVFGLTGQEGKLFKPLAWTKTFAIGASVVMAITLVPLLCTFLIKGKLRPMEDNFTSRTLLRGYQPVLKWVLDHKKTFLAIPLVIVISSIFVAKRIGREFMPPLDEGSILFMPVMLPSVALTDAFKVMQKQDMIIKSFPEIDMVVGKLGRAETPTDPAPVEMFETVVNLKPKEEWRKKKIEYKFLNYVPSFLHPVFHWVLPDERMITKQELIREMDEALRIPGVANIWTQPIVNRIDMLATGIRTSVGVKIFGTDLNVLQQLALDVEKALRDVPGVADLYAERITGKPYLEYKIKREEIARYGVNIRDVQDIIETAIGGENITTTVEGRERYPVRVRYVRELRDNFDALKRIYIPSSTGQLIPITQVADIRYVMGPAMISSENALLRAYVLMNVRGRDPMSFVEEASRVVSQKVMLPHGYFIQWSGQFENQIRARKRLQILVPLSMFVGFILIFIAFKSFPQTMFILFAGIPTAIAGGVWLQYLFGYNFSVAVWVGFISIFGIVDDDSVLITTYINDLFGQRRMKSVQDIRDTILMAGTRRIRPCMMTAATTFIGLMPILWSTGAGAEVAKPMAIPSIGGMAMALVSVFIIPCLNAWHKEHKFKKALKEDPTIAETGIIV; from the coding sequence ATGATCAACAAACTCATTGAACTCTGCCTCAGAAACCGGTTTCTCGTCATTTGTTTCTACCTTCTGGTAATATTTGGTGGCGTCTTTGGTTTAAAGAACATCAACATGGACGTCATCCCGGATGTTGGGGAAAACCAGTGCATCGTCTTTACCGATTGGCCGGGACGTAGCCCTCAGGATGTTGAAGATCAGGTCACTTACCCCCTAACGGTTAATCTCCTCGGTGTACCCGGCGTAAAGGTCATACGCTCCCAATCGGGATTTGGCTTTTCTATGATCTTTATCATCTTCCAGGAAAAGATCGATTTTTACTGGGCGCGTTCCCGTGTACTGGAGAGATTAAATTTTGTACAGGCACTACTCCCAAAAGACGTTATACCCAGGTTGGGTCCCGATGCCACAGGACTCGGCCAGATTTTCTGGTATACCGTGGAAGGCGAAGGATACGATCTGGGACAACTTCGGTCCATTCAGGACTGGTTTGTCCGCTACCAGCTCAATGCCGTTGAGGGCGTCTCAGAAGTAGCCGGGGTAGGTGGTTTTGTCAGACAATACCAGGTCGATGTCGATCCCAATAAACTGCTTGCATACAATTTAACGGTAGGAAACGTGTACGAAGCGGTCCGGAAGAGTAACATTGATGTGGGTGCCAAGGTCGTGGAAAGTAATAATATGGAGTTTATCATCCGTGGCCTTGGATTTATAAAGAACGTTACCGATATTGAAAACATTACGGTGGGCAGTTATAACGGTGTGCCCATATTTGTCAAAAATATAGGTGTTGTTCAAGTGGGGGGAGATTTCAGACGCGGGGCGCTGGATAAGGAAGGTGCTGAGGTTGCCGGTGGCATTGTTATCATGCGGCAGGGGCAAAATCCCTTAGAGGTGATTAAAAGAATAAAAAATAAGATCAAAGAGATCGAACCAGGGTTGCCGCCGGGTGTAAAGATCGTACCCTTTTATGACAGGGAAGGACTTATCTATCGGGTTATCGACACCCTGAGAGAGGCGCTGATTGAAGAAATTATCATCACTTCTGTTGTGGTAGTGTTATTTCTGTTGCATGTCCGGAGTATCATTATCTGCTGTCTTGGATTCCCTGTATCGATACTTATCTCCTTCCTGGGTATGTATTTTATGGGCATTGATTCAAATATTATGTCACTCACGGGTATTGCCATTGCCATTGGTGAGGTGAGCGACATGTCTATCATAATGACGGAGAATATCTTCCGGAACCTCATTGAACAAAAGGGCAAGAAAAGCAGGCCACAGATCATCCTTGATGCCTCTAAAGAGGTCGGTAGTTCTATTTTCTTTGCAGCATTAACCACCGTTTTTATGTTCTTCCCGGTATTTGGACTCACAGGGCAGGAAGGAAAGCTCTTTAAACCGCTGGCGTGGACAAAGACCTTTGCCATTGGGGCATCGGTCGTCATGGCAATTACCCTGGTACCTTTACTCTGTACCTTTCTGATCAAAGGCAAATTAAGACCTATGGAAGATAATTTTACTTCCAGGACGTTGTTACGGGGCTATCAGCCCGTTCTCAAATGGGTGCTTGATCATAAGAAGACATTCCTCGCCATTCCGCTTGTCATAGTTATCTCATCCATCTTTGTAGCAAAAAGGATCGGGAGGGAATTTATGCCACCCCTGGACGAAGGTTCTATCCTGTTTATGCCAGTGATGTTACCCAGCGTGGCCTTAACGGACGCCTTCAAGGTCATGCAAAAACAGGATATGATCATAAAATCCTTTCCAGAAATAGATATGGTAGTTGGGAAATTAGGGAGAGCGGAAACCCCCACAGATCCGGCACCCGTCGAGATGTTTGAGACTGTTGTTAATTTAAAACCGAAAGAAGAATGGCGTAAAAAGAAGATCGAATACAAATTTTTAAACTATGTGCCATCCTTCCTTCATCCTGTCTTTCATTGGGTTTTGCCTGATGAACGGATGATTACCAAACAGGAACTCATCAGGGAAATGGATGAGGCATTAAGAATACCTGGTGTTGCAAACATATGGACACAGCCGATTGTGAACCGAATTGACATGCTGGCAACGGGAATTCGTACATCAGTCGGAGTCAAGATATTTGGAACGGACCTGAACGTATTACAGCAATTAGCCCTTGATGTGGAAAAGGCGCTTCGTGATGTCCCTGGTGTTGCAGACCTCTATGCAGAGAGGATCACAGGAAAACCTTATCTGGAATATAAGATCAAACGGGAGGAAATCGCCCGCTACGGCGTCAACATCAGGGATGTGCAGGATATTATTGAGACAGCCATCGGAGGTGAAAATATCACGACAACGGTAGAAGGCAGGGAACGCTACCCCGTACGGGTCAGATATGTTCGGGAACTCCGGGATAACTTTGATGCACTGAAAAGGATTTATATCCCCAGCTCTACTGGTCAGCTTATCCCTATTACACAGGTAGCTGATATCCGTTACGTGATGGGACCGGCCATGATCAGCAGCGAAAATGCCCTTCTGAGGGCATACGTCCTTATGAACGTCCGTGGCAGAGACCCCATGAGTTTTGTAGAAGAGGCATCCAGGGTTGTATCGCAAAAAGTCATGTTACCCCATGGGTACTTTATCCAATGGAGTGGTCAGTTCGAAAATCAGATCAGGGCAAGAAAGAGATTACAAATCCTTGTGCCTTTATCCATGTTTGTTGGCTTTATCCTGATTTTTATAGCATTTAAATCATTTCCACAAACGATGTTTATCCTTTTTGCCGGGATTCCAACGGCTATAGCAGGCGGTGTATGGCTTCAATACCTGTTTGGTTATAACTTTAGTGTCGCTGTTTGGGTAGGTTTTATCTCCATCTTTGGCATTGTGGATGACGATTCCGTTCTTATTACCACCTATATCAATGATTTGTTTGGTCAAAGAAGGATGAAAAGCGTGCAGGATATACGGGACACGATATTGATGGCGGGCACACGGAGAATCAGGCCCTGTATGATGACGGCTGCCACCACATTTATCGGGCTCATGCCCATCCTATGGTCAACAGGCGCCGGTGCAGAGGTGGCCAAACCCATGGCGATTCCCTCCATCGGAGGTATGGCCATGGCGTTGGTCAGTGTATTCATCATCCCCTGCCTGAATGCCTGGCACAAGGAACACAAGTTTAAAAAGGCATTAAAGGAAGATCCAACAATTGCCGAAACAGGAATCATTGTGTAA